Sequence from the Acropora muricata isolate sample 2 chromosome 10, ASM3666990v1, whole genome shotgun sequence genome:
AAGGTCTTCGTCAAAATGAGAGTGATGGTGAATTCGTGGAAGTTTGCCTGCGTTCTTTACACCAAATCAAACGGGTGATTAGTAAAGAGATGCAGAGTTCCACAATCTCGAGCTGGGTTCCTCTCGATCAAAAACTCATGACACTTGATAGATTGCTGAGAGGACGAAACAGCGTGTTTGGAGGTAGCATTTTTTGCCGGGAATCGTCTGTAGAGTGCTTGCTAGGTAAATTAGAAAACATTTTGGTAGAAGGCAAATAAATGACTATAGCTACAATAGGATCACCAAATGAACTAGAAATAATTTTGTAGATCTGAATGAAGGAAGAGTCTGTATCATGCAGTGTAAAAGAGCTCTTAAACCTGATTGTGCCATCCACTATGGCCTCAGTGACAGCTAATGTGCAAAGGATGATTACTGGCTATTGGATGTTAAAATTCCTCCAGTTGATAACTCTGTTAATTTTGACAGCACTTATACacagttaaatgtaatttagtgGAGTTAATAACAAAGAGCGTTTGTGTTCCCTTGAGGTCTGCCGAATTGTTATGCATGCATGCGAGTGCATTCGCTTATGTCAACGTTCCTTTATTCCCAGCCGTATTTTGTGAGGTACTTGCAGAAGAGCATCCAGCAGGGTTCTGCGTTCCCTTGCATTTTACTGTATTTGTTTGTGCACCTGCACCAGTGCATGCATTAAGCTAGCATTGGTAAACCTGTACACTTCTGTTGTCCACATGCACATGGATCCCTGGTGTCTGTCATAGAGCCCATTCTATGTTTGAGCATAGTCTCCACTAGCTTCCCTTCTTTCTATATAGGTATATATtatatcagtgtgacgggtacCCTTCTTCCCTTCTGCGtaggggctcatggctggggttatcaggatttgccagccatgggagcaATCTCATCTAGAAGCTGgatgccaatagtggaagctcctggatgATGTATGGCTTCAACAAATGCCCCTTTCCAAGATTAAGCAACTTGTGAAAATATAGGAGAAATTCAATGAAATTATCTTACAAGCTATTTCCTAATGTATTGAGGTGGTTTTGTTTTATGAAGTGTCTATCCAGTACAGGTTTTAAGACAGTAGAAAAAGGCCTTTTGGGGTGACCATGACTGGTTAATAGAGGGGACTGCTTAATAGAGGTTAACGTTATGTAAAGTAATAAACGGGAAAGAGTTTCAGGACTTTGACAACTTTTTGCAGTTTAATAGAAGGGGACTGCTTAATACAGGTTCAACTGTAATTTAGCAAATATGTGACTTGAAGGATCGAGCTAAAGTATGTTTCATTTTTCCAAATCTTGATCAATTAAGTACCATTTTAATCTGAAGCACTGAATGTGTAGAATTGGGATTCAATCAATCATGCAGtaaaccaaataaaaaaattgatgtCGTATAACATTGGATTAGATTGTTAATATTACATGCAAAGAAAAGGATCCCATTTTGTGGCAACAACATGACTGATGTATACGTCATCTATTCGCAGGCTTTCTTTTGGGAGGCTCGGGGATTGTTACCAGCGTTAAGCTTTTTCCTTGATTGATgctttttaacttttaatttGTCCTTGCTGCTGTAGGATGTAACCCTGTTCCTAGGATGCCTTGCATTCTTTTTGGCTTCTTAACTTTTAAACCAAAGTCTCTGGTGGGATCTGCAGCAACAGGGAGTTTATTTGTGGAAGACAACCTTGGTGCACTTGCTTGTGAGGTCGGTATCCACAGTACGCTGAAAGTCCTGTGTACTAAAGTTAAATGTGTGGTTCTGAAGTCTTTTTTAGTGGTAAAGAGCACTGTGTTCTTGGTCTCTTTCTCATTATACCCCCACACTCAAACTTCAGTTGGTTTATTTATTGTTTCTAGATTGTAAATCCTGATAAACAACATGTTGATAGTTTGGTTCTGATACCTGAGTGGAACTATGTTCcttcaaaattttccatgtCACGAAAGCAGCCCAGAAATGACAATTGTGTGGGTAAGTGGTTTTGTCATAAATTATTGTACTGTCTAAGTTCAACTTCCAAACCATGCATACAgttatttattcattattttctttataataattttgtttcatgCGTTAGACAAGTCTTCAGATTTAAAAGATCGCTTACCTGGTTACATTGAAGTCATTGGACATTGTGTTCCACTAAATTCAGTTGATTCAAGAGGAGATGTGGACAAGCCACTTGAATTTTTAACCATCCGTGATTTTCAGCAGAAAGGAAGGCAAGGAGCAAAATATAAATTCTTTAGCAGAATTATGTTTTCTTGAATTGAATGCTGAAAATAATGATCTCAAAATTTATCGTTATTTTCCCAGATAATCacagttttttttgctttttacttAGCTCCACTGTGAACTTCAACATCTGTGGAAACATTTTTGCTTTGAGTCCAATACACAGGTGAATAGGAATTTTGATAGAGTGACTTAATTATTGTGCAATATCAGACTGTCAGTGCAATTTCACCTTTGTACTGTGGAGAGGTCAGCCTTCATGTATCttctttcaagctttttttaAATGTGCCCCAGGTAATTTTGTTTGTTCCTTGCTTGTGCAGTagtctgttcttttgttttcttttaaaaacagCTTGAATCTTGGTAAACCATTCTTTTTTGTGAAACTTTCCTGTTCGGACGCAAATCTTACAACTGTGGTTGTTGTGCAGGTATACTTGGTCTCATTTGAAAAGCCTTTAGTTGTGTTGAAGTGGGTAGTAGTAATTTAACCTTGTAATCAGCCAACTTTAATAGGTCAAATATTTGTCTTTTCAGTGTTTACATCTACTCCAAGTACATCCTCACCTCATTTGGTTAATCTTTCAAGTTCAAGGTTCGATCATAAAgtataataatttaaaaattattgtacTTTATGATCGAACCTTGAATTTTGATAGTCTTATATTGTAGTTGTCTTTAACTGGCGCTAGATTTCATATTTATGCGGTCACCTGATCATTCGCTCTTTCCTTCATTCAGTTGATTTCTTATATTATTAAATCATTAAcagtgttccagttaattttttttggctagGGGTCATGTTATATCTCAGGGGGGTTACACAAAGTATAGTACTTGGATTTATAAGAGTACCTGAGctgtatgaaagaaatgttatatgaagtgcggtatttgaaatcaagggaagatatgatccttgcacttgctggacaatttaagcaattgtctcatgaacctgaaaaattcaggtgactcaacgggattcgaacccatgacctctgcgatgccggtgtagcgctctaaccaactgagctatgaagtcacactgcgatcgcagaggtcatgggttcgaatcccgtggagtcacctgaatttttgcaggttcatgagacaattgcttaaattgtccagcaagtgcgaggatcatatcttcacttgagtACCTTAGCTGATTGTTGTTTTCATCAGTGTTGGGTCAGGTAGCGGTTGCCGTCGGGTCTTTGACCCAAGACCCGCctcttatctggaacactgCATTAAAACAGCATTATGAGACCATCATATCACAAGTGATACATTAATCCTTGTCCATTTGAGAGCAGTCTCATAATATTTAAGAGTAATTATTACTAGAtaatttttcctcaaaatcaaGGCaggcaattttcaaacattatCTGTATTATAAACCTGTTTAGATCTTCATTAATGTTGACAAACTgaggttttttttgtttaatctTTTCTCAGGGTGAACAGTTTATGGTCTGGCATAATTTCCTGCAAATTGATGAGTCATACATTTTCCAAAAGCTGAGAGAAACTACCATGAATAAGGTTTGGATTATCTAACAGTTACAGTAAGTTGGTAATTTCAGTATTGGCTTTGACAACCTCTGTCTAACTCACAAAACTTaacctttctttcttttgtttagggAACAAAAAATGAGAGGAAAATTCTTGCAACAACTCGCCACTCAGACTTTCAGAAATATCAATCAAGTATATCAGTGAGAATGCTGATAGGTGAAAAACGGTCATGCAAGGAACATATGGTGAGTTGTCACGTGCTTGTTTTATGCAAGCTAATTCTTTGTGGCAAAAATTATcataatattttcttttttacattttttggttcatttttttttttggtcctcAACTTGTTGGTCTTTCCTGTTGCCTTTCTGCCTTCACTCATTGAGAGAGTCAGGCAATAACTCTCATTCAGTCACTCTAATCACTCTATATACCTTGAAAGTCACATGTTCTTCCCTTCTGTCTAACAGTAATTACTTTTTAATCACTGAGTCACTCAGCTCATATATTTTCTCACTTTGTTCAACCATCTGTTGGTCCCTCTATCAAGAAATAAGTTGATTTGGCTTGTGGATCAGCAGTGATTCAATGCCATATACAAACAAACTGAAGTATTACTATTTTGTGCAAAAAGCCACATAACTGGGTCTTTGTTATGAATGATGCAGGGGTGGGTTATATTACATTAGTAATAcctgtaataataaataatcattattttgttctttgccCTTTTTCAGATGAAATCAAAACGACTTAAAACAGAAAGAGAGCAAGATGATTTGAAACAAAATGTTGTGGAGAATTTGACTGCTGTCACACAGAATAATATTAAAGGAGACGCTCCTTTTACAAAGTTAAGACCAAAAGCTCCTAGCAACATGTCATACACGGTGAGCATCTTTAGAGTTTTATCTCGGTAGTGTttggaaattttccttttgacgTAACTCTGTACTGATACATTTTCGTTTGGCTTTGTTCAGGGTGTGATCACAAAATGTCTCAAACCTGAAGCTGGAGTTTATGAACTTGATGCAAAAATACTGTAAGGTTTTGTCAATACCCAGatgcctgtttctcgaaagtcccgaaacttttcgggcccatttcgggtgacataattttctttgtatctccaaaacgaaggcgtctcgaggcacgaaacttcacagttacttttgtttttattccccttacaacatatgaaaagaccagcgtTACAGGATAaacaggtcggagttttacgaatggcttttcggacccgaaaagttttcgggactttcgagaaacggccccctgggtgtcaaattatttttacttatttcagtTTTGCCATAAagataaatttaatttaaccacaggaaaatatttttagctttcaaattaGAGGTCGCTTCATAGAAAATCTGGTGATGTTAGTTCCTACTAGCTTATCTGCCACCTTTGTGTATCTATAGTGTAATAATATATTGCAGCATAAAAAAAGAGGcttcatttttttgttggtacaaccttttgtttttcaatagaaATATGTACATTAGGTATAGACTTGAATCTGCCACACTTTCCTGGTGTATTTTTATTATagtgttggttttttttttccagattgtACATCAATCACCAGCCTTGCTCCAATCTGGCACGTGGTCTGCGTGTTGGTGCTCACGTGACTGTTTACAATGTTCATTTGTATCGGAAAGGGAAGGTAGATTTGTACTTTTTTACAATCATTTGGTTAATTATACTGTTTGAGGTTATACATAGAACGCACATACTTTGCAAAAGTATTAGAACGACATTATCGGTGTTGTTGTCAAAGCTGAATATTTACTAACTAAACTTAGGAGAGATTTTTAAAAGCTAAGCTTAAAATTGACCTCAGCTGAAAAGGCGTTGCGTTAATTAAAAATGGATGCATGCAGTCAGATGAGCCTTAAGGTACATACTTGCATACAACAAATACTAAAACGATGCTTTGGTTTTCTTCTCTCTTGTTTCTCGATTGTCTGGTTACTAAGCTCCAAAATTCTGATTTACATGAAAATTGTTAAGTCGCCAGTGACTAATAGCTACTGAAGTTTTGGTGTTTGTTCTTGTTTCGGAAAAAAGTGCAGTggtcattaattatttttggaAACTGTGGCctccattttttttcctgttgtgtTTTTAGAAAGTTCTTGGGTTTTGTTGTTGTACGCAAAGCACAGTGAGAGTGGTGAAATTCTCACCGTTTGAGACTCCATGGAAGGTAGGAAATAGTTGTTAGTACAACCAGACAATTATTGCTCTTAAAGAGGAGTCCAAAGAGGAAAATTGAGGTACCTTTTTCTGATGCAGATCTGGTATAAAGTTTACCCGAAATGACAAAAGCCGAAACGTATACGTACTAAAGCCTACTTCAGCAAAATATTTCGCAGCCTGAGAAACCCGATTCCATACCTGGTCGATGACTCATTTTACAGCCAAAAGAAATCGATCTTTCATCTCGTTCCCAGGTCTACAAAGAACAGTAGAAGCCAAGGAAACATGAAGAAATGTTatgtattagtatttaccaaatcagtggatagcaatttttgcgcgttttgattggctcccgtaacttggaatatccttggatattcactgttttgcgaacggagagaaaaatggcgcgtcgtttcgcgaaactTTCAGAAGAAGAAGTTGTGTCCATTAATGaagcagcattttttttatccatctgatttggtaaatactaaaacaactatccccctcagggtcggtaaagagcggtggatatatacctcgacgcttcgcgtctcggtatatatccatcactattcacctccccttcgggggatattGTCATTGAATCACTACGCCAGGTCGTTTCTTCATGCTGGAGGAGTACCAGGCAATATTTTATGTGTGCTTTTAGCCTTTCAGTCCCTGTGAAAGTCCATTGGCTCTTTTGGGACAGAATCTTACTCTTGCCGATTATGTGGACTTGCTAGAAATGTGTGAGAAAGTCCTAGAGAAGTTTTCGCCACTATACAGGTAATTTTTACAAGAAAGTTACTGTGCATTTTGTTGTTCTGCAGGGTGTTTTTGCAATAGGTTTAAGGGTTTACGGTCATTTAGTTCCATGGACTTTTCTTTCCAAGAACAAAGAATTGTTTTCGCTCCGTAATTGGATGAAAGAACGAGtctattaaacaaatttctgttTCAGAGCGAAGTAACTTCTTATACTTGGAACGGAAAGATCATGGAACGAAACAACCGGATACCAGTTAAAGCATGCACATCCTCTCCCGCCCGTCAATGTTCTCTCCAGTGTGTTCATTCTACGCACCAAATGTTTCATTGTGCAACATAGCGAGAAGCGCAAAGAGATAACATGCCTTATATTTAAAGTCGGCGGATAATCTGGATTTCGAATCGGTTGCTGACCTATTTTCATGCCCAAAAGAGCCAATTTTTTTCGAGTATCGTTCACCCCGTTGTAAGAGCGGGAAGCCTGGGCACGAGACTGAAAAGTTCTCCGCCGCTTCTGCATATTTTAACTCTTTGCCGGCGGGAGTGGGGGAAGGGAGGTGTTGGGGTTCGAGGTCATTCACAGTTTTTTTGTTactgagcttttttttttatttttaaacaggACAAACCAGCTTGTCGCATATTCCGTCAGGTAAGTTTGTTTCCGTCTTTGAGCTTTATCTCAGTATTCCTCATCATAAGATCAAGCAAGGCTGACAGCTTATGTTTTTGCACAGATGCTGATCAAAGTAATCCAGCGATTAACCTTGTAGGTGTTCCAGATCTCTATTTCAGTTCTGGTCGTCGTGACCCGTAGCTTCCATTGTTAACAGAGtttattgtattttttgtgTGGTATCATCTATTGTTGTTTCGTGTTCCAGTCACAGACCGTGTCTGGAAAGGCAAAGGATCTCTTGATCCAGCAAGGTCGACCAAAGGCTGGCACAGAAAAGTCACTAAACCCATCTTCACGATCAGTATGAGGTTTCTATAACGACCCATatcaggtgatctggtgacgtaatgtggaggactgggaagaaaaattttaacgtcGTATCCCACagccgcgcgcggccttaggtattgtttccaaactccctgcagcatttccatcgccaaaactcaacagctcattccgtgtctaccacatttccttttactgaatgaacattcaagtagacccgacgagctctaacctcgcctctgccatgttgaattcgaaaataaggccgcgcgcggttgtgggatacggcgttaaaatttttcatcccagtcctccgagttacgtcaccagatcacctggtagtgCTAATAACCATCATTGTGAGAAGGGTCACCGGCTTATAATCCTTGTGAGAGAGGTCTTGCTAATGTTCTTTTTATGGAAGCTcttgttaattttattgataGGAAGGAAAACAGGACCACCAACAAATCAAGTGTCTTAGAACGATTATTGTCTCACGTAAAAGCACAGTCGTCTTCAAGAATTGTTCCTTTGAGAAACATTTACGATGAATTCTTCGAGGTGCCCCACCATTGCCATCCAAACCGGCAAAGAGAGCTGACATTTCCAAGCCTTCCCACCCTGAAGGAATTTCTTGATGCAGTCAATGAAAAAAGCTGTAATGAACCCTGGCTGAACGGAATCTCGAGTCAAATGTCATCGTCTTCCCAAGAGAATCAGGACTGGATGTATAAGATTTTAACTCAAGATTTCTTCAGCAATCCTGTGGTAAGTCGACAGAGGGAAGATCTCTCTGATCAGAAGTCACCTTTATTTGTCTTACATTAGAATATAAGATGTTATTGTggttattttttttaccttggTTTGTAACAAGCCATAAACCTTAACcttttatttcgtttttgttCTTAGATTCTTATTGGTTGTCTAAGACATTCACCGAAAACTGGTCAGTTGCTTTTGTTTGACCAAACAGGAGAGATCTATTGTATTGTAGCACCCGCTGACCAGCAAACCAAGAGGCATATGTGCGCGAAGGACTGCTGCAAAAGATTATTTTCAATGGACACCGCGGAATCTTCTACCAGTTGTCCGTCCATGCAGATATGGCATTTAGATGCGTTGATTCAAATTAATAAGTTTGAAGTTGTCATTGAGAAGTTTCAGACCAATAATTGTGTCTTGGAGAACTTAGTCGAAGATTCAACTCGTAGATATCTTCAGTTTTCGTTCGATAATGTTGAAGTTTTAATTTCTAAAGACGCCGATAAGATAGGAGACAGTCAGCACGATAAGAGAAATCATGATGTTGAAAGCAAGAAAGAGAAAAGTGAAACTTGCGTTAATAGCGAAGAATTGGACGAAACGTTTTACAGTAACGCCTTCATATGCAAGATTTTGTTTATGGTGAGAAATTGCGAAGTTCCTACACTTAAGAGAATGAAAGACGAGCTATGCTTCCCTTGTGGTGTTGAAGTAAGAATTGTTGCCGTTCATAGCAGTAAAATTCAGGAAGGCGCTGCAAGGAAGAGTCATTGTACGTCAGGGGAAAGTACTTTGTGTTCTTCAGAGTCAAACAAGTTTCTTTCAGGTTTCAAGCTTCAAAGCAAAGATGCTGCGTTGAGACTTGTAAAGAGAAATTTAGTTTGGTCACGTGCTCTCCACGCGGGTTGTTTTTACGTCATCACAGAAACTGTGTCAAACGGAGCGTGTTCCCGGATTTTGAAAGATGGCGTTTTGGAGCCGTTGATAAGCGTGAACAGTGCTATGCAGTTGGATAGAGTGTGCTGGTGTGAGAGCTGTGCTTT
This genomic interval carries:
- the LOC136931810 gene encoding CST complex subunit CTC1-like isoform X2: MEEFLRRCKNELCVGLVRNEKEWLRSFYYDFEKGLRQNESDGEFVEVCLRSLHQIKRVISKEMQSSTISSWVPLDQKLMTLDRLLRGRNSVFGGSIFCRESSVECLLGCNPVPRMPCILFGFLTFKPKSLVGSAATGSLFVEDNLGALACEIVNPDKQHVDSLVLIPEWNYVPSKFSMSRKQPRNDNCVDKSSDLKDRLPGYIEVIGHCVPLNSVDSRGDVDKPLEFLTIRDFQQKGSSTVNFNICGNIFALSPIHSLNLGKPFFFVKLSCSDANLTTVVVVQGEQFMVWHNFLQIDESYIFQKLRETTMNKGTKNERKILATTRHSDFQKYQSSISVRMLIGEKRSCKEHMMKSKRLKTEREQDDLKQNVVENLTAVTQNNIKGDAPFTKLRPKAPSNMSYTGVITKCLKPEAGVYELDAKILLYINHQPCSNLARGLRVGAHVTVYNVHLYRKGKKVLGFCCCTQSTVRVVKFSPFETPWKPFSPCESPLALLGQNLTLADYVDLLEMCEKVLEKFSPLYRTNQLVAYSVRKENRTTNKSSVLERLLSHVKAQSSSRIVPLRNIYDEFFEVPHHCHPNRQRELTFPSLPTLKEFLDAVNEKSCNEPWLNGISSQMSSSSQENQDWMYKILTQDFFSNPVILIGCLRHSPKTGQLLLFDQTGEIYCIVAPADQQTKRHMCAKDCCKRLFSMDTAESSTSCPSMQIWHLDALIQINKFEVVIEKFQTNNCVLENLVEDSTRRYLQFSFDNVEVLISKDADKIGDSQHDKRNHDVESKKEKSETCVNSEELDETFYSNAFICKILFMVRNCEVPTLKRMKDELCFPCGVEVRIVAVHSSKIQEGAARKSHCTSGESTLCSSESNKFLSGFKLQSKDAALRLVKRNLVWSRALHAGCFYVITETVSNGACSRILKDGVLEPLISVNSAMQLDRVCWCESCALTGKPADIDSNAEIVQTLDSLRKDFFRYDALCSVDSILTDSALQKGEKESTSFQARYAPTAQVSFRGVIVSRELRQSDTPSQRLPNGLVEVPKFGPMKASLIKDLQLSFALLTNNIIQLRVRDLQSPNTISVYLDLRRTDYICGLLPGATVQFRRFVRKFSRSKNMYCTFEACSSLVVEKRALPTVTDVHLYPGPSVTREALNLAEENTKQLPNLNLMELIRSEDEGNFVQTISRVRCRVTIVQKASLRWLCKRCGELVTRNECIGGCYGAVGYKFHAEARCVVEDGTGEAQVYVYDDLVPTILKLTCQQWLNLQDLAMRNGEILYQRHWRCGNRGPKITKGDILSREADAKKSLEDHCCSPQFQRLIVLHCKLFRFSKATAGKTDEGSSLRENSERALGTSWLQAYRTNARR
- the LOC136931810 gene encoding CST complex subunit CTC1-like isoform X1, translated to MEEFLRRCKNELCVGLVRNEKEWLRSFYYDFEKGLRQNESDGEFVEVCLRSLHQIKRVISKEMQSSTISSWVPLDQKLMTLDRLLRGRNSVFGGSIFCRESSVECLLGCNPVPRMPCILFGFLTFKPKSLVGSAATGSLFVEDNLGALACEIVNPDKQHVDSLVLIPEWNYVPSKFSMSRKQPRNDNCVDKSSDLKDRLPGYIEVIGHCVPLNSVDSRGDVDKPLEFLTIRDFQQKGSSTVNFNICGNIFALSPIHSLNLGKPFFFVKLSCSDANLTTVVVVQGEQFMVWHNFLQIDESYIFQKLRETTMNKGTKNERKILATTRHSDFQKYQSSISVRMLIGEKRSCKEHMMKSKRLKTEREQDDLKQNVVENLTAVTQNNIKGDAPFTKLRPKAPSNMSYTGVITKCLKPEAGVYELDAKILLYINHQPCSNLARGLRVGAHVTVYNVHLYRKGKKVLGFCCCTQSTVRVVKFSPFETPWKPFSPCESPLALLGQNLTLADYVDLLEMCEKVLEKFSPLYRTNQLVAYSVRKENRTTNKSSVLERLLSHVKAQSSSRIVPLRNIYDEFFEVPHHCHPNRQRELTFPSLPTLKEFLDAVNEKSCNEPWLNGISSQMSSSSQENQDWMYKILTQDFFSNPVILIGCLRHSPKTGQLLLFDQTGEIYCIVAPADQQTKRHMCAKDCCKRLFSMDTAESSTSCPSMQIWHLDALIQINKFEVVIEKFQTNNCVLENLVEDSTRRYLQFSFDNVEVLISKDADKIGDSQHDKRNHDVESKKEKSETCVNSEELDETFYSNAFICKILFMVRNCEVPTLKRMKDELCFPCGVEVRIVAVHSSKIQEGAARKSHCTSGESTLCSSESNKFLSGFKLQSKDAALRLVKRNLVWSRALHAGCFYVITETVSNGACSRILKDGVLEPLISVNSAMQLDRVCWCESCALTGKPADIDSNAEIVQTLDSLRKDFFRYDALCSVDSILTDSALQKGEKESTSFQARYAPTAQVSFRGVIVSRELRQSDTPSQRLPNGLVEVPKFGPMKASLIKDLQLSFALLTNNIIQLRVRDLQSPNTISVYLDLRRTDYICGLLPGATVQFRRFVRKFSRSKNMYCTFEACSSLVVEKRALPTVTDVHLYPGPSVTREALNLAEENTKQLPNLNLMELIRSEDEGNFVQTISRVRCRVTIVQKASLRWLCKRCGELVTRNECIGGCYGAVGYKFHAEARCVVEDGTGEAQVYVYDDLVPTILKLTCQQWLNLQDLAMRNGEILYQRHWRCGNRGPKITKGDILSREADAKKSLEDHCCSPQFQRLIVLHCKLFRFSKATAGKTDEGYESRTINIAGTEYSTLVLPKLLLRAESITEVRAVNEIRQLLSVIDTEQLL